In Phacochoerus africanus isolate WHEZ1 chromosome 14, ROS_Pafr_v1, whole genome shotgun sequence, one genomic interval encodes:
- the NEUROD2 gene encoding neurogenic differentiation factor 2 produces MLTRLFSEPGLLSDVPKFASWGDGDDDEPRSDKGDAPPPPPPPPGPGAPGPARAAKPVPLRADEVPEAALAEVKEEGELGGEEEEEEEEEEGLDEAEGERPKKRGPKKRKMTKARLERSKLRRQKANARERNRMHDLNAALDNLRKVVPCYSKTQKLSKIETLRLAKNYIWALSEILRSGKRPDLVSYVQTLCKGLSQPTTNLVAGCLQLNSRNFLTEQGADGTGRFHGSGGPFAMHPYPYPCSRLAGAQCQAAGGLGGGAAHALRTHGYCAAYETLYAAAGGGGASPDYNSSEYEGPLSPPLCLNGNFSLKQDSSPDHEKSYHYSMHYSALPGSRPTGHGLVFGSSAVRGGVHSENLLSYDMHLHHDRGPMYEELNAFFHN; encoded by the coding sequence ATGCTGACCCGCCTGTTCAGCGAGCCTGGTCTCCTCTCGGACGTGCCCAAGTTCGCCAGCTGGGGCGACGGCGACGACGACGAGCCGAGGAGCGACAAGGGTGACGCGCCGCCGCCACCTCCGCCTCCGCCGGGGCCCGGGGCTCCGGGGCCCGCCCGGGCGGCCAAGCCCGTCCCTCTCCGTGCAGACGAGGTGCCGGAGGCCGCGCTGGCCGAGGTCAAGGAGGAAGGCGAGCTGgggggcgaggaggaggaggaagaggaggaagaggaagggctgGACGAGGCAGAGGGCGAGCGACCCAAGAAGCGCGGCCCCAAGAAGCGGAAGATGACCAAGGCGCGCCTGGAGCGCTCCAAGCTGCGGCGGCAGAAGGCGAATGCGCGCGAGCGCAACCGCATGCACGACCTGAACGCGGCGCTGGACAACCTGCGGAAGGTGGTGCCCTGCTACTCCAAGACTCAGAAGCTGTCCAAGATCGAGACGCTGCGCCTCGCCAAGAACTACATCTGGGCGCTCTCGGAGATCCTGCGCTCGGGCAAGCGGCCCGACCTGGTGTCCTACGTGCAGACGCTGTGCAAGGGCCTGTCACAGCCCACCACCAACCTGGTGGCCGGCTGCCTGCAGCTCAACTCGCGCAACTTCCTCACGGAGCAGGGCGCCGACGGCACGGGCCGCTTCCACGGCTCGGGCGGCCCGTTCGCCATGCACCCCTACCCGTACCCGTGCTCGCGCCTGGCGGGCGCACAGTGCCAGGCGGCGGGCGGCCTGGGCGGCGGTGCGGCGCACGCCCTGCGGACCCACGGCTACTGCGCCGCCTACGAGACGCTGTacgcggcggcgggcggcggcggcgcgagCCCGGACTACAACAGCTCCGAGTATGAGGGCCCGCTCAGCCCCCCGCTCTGTCTCAATGGCAACTTCTCGCTCAAGCAGGACTCGTCGCCCGACCACGAGAAGAGCTACCATTACTCTATGCACTACTCGGCGCTGCCCGGCTCGCGGCCCACGGGCCACGGGCTGGTCTTTGGCTCGTCTGCTGTGCGCGGGGGCGTCCACTCGGAGAATCTCTTGTC